A region from the Hypomesus transpacificus isolate Combined female chromosome 11, fHypTra1, whole genome shotgun sequence genome encodes:
- the LOC124473986 gene encoding cytochrome c oxidase subunit 7A-related protein, mitochondrial-like: MYYKISGVTQKLVGAAPTAYAPQGLKLTVPTEAPPLIFATPTKVVSEVAPTVEYMGNNKVPDMQKLFQRSDGIPVHLKRGLMDKMLYRTTMGLTIGGTLYCLMALYIAAQPANK, from the exons ATGTACTATAAGATAAGCGGTGTAACACAAAAATTAGTCGGAGCGGCACCGACAGCATATGCCCCTCAG GGGCTTAAGCTGACGGTGCCCACGGAAGCCCCACCACTCATATTTGCCACCCCAACCAAAGTGGTGTCAGAGGTAGCCCCCACAGTAGAGTACATGGGAAACAACAAAGTCCCAGACATGCAGAAACTCTTCCAG AGGTCTGATGGTATCCCGGTCCACCTGAAAAGGGGCTTAATGGACAAGATGCTGTATAGGACCACCATGGGCCTGACCATTGGGGGTACTTTGTACTGCCTGATGGCCCTCTACATCGCTGCCCAGCCTGCCAACAAGTAA